A single window of uncultured Tolumonas sp. DNA harbors:
- a CDS encoding IS110 family transposase encodes MSKIRVVGIDIAKSVFQVCVWMVDGSVAWNRKISRQKLLDTLRQFESGTLIAMEACSTSHFWGRTLNSMGYNVKLIPAQHVKAFVRSQKNDANDALAICETACRPSIHFVPVKTKEQQDIKALRNTRQLMVEQRTALANQLRALLAESGLIIPVGIQHLQQQLPELIEDAANDLTSTLRRLLYELREDMQALNERIIYLDREIAALSSQQTVYRHLLTIPGVGPLIAAAFISEVDAVQFSSGRELSAWCGLVPRQHSSGGKQILSSVTKNGNRNLRTLIIHGARSVMRCMKNRDDSLGLWLKRLEARRGFLKTTVALANKLTRIIWRILTDGVDFNMNKAFAES; translated from the coding sequence ATGAGCAAGATCAGAGTTGTTGGTATCGATATCGCAAAATCTGTTTTTCAGGTCTGTGTCTGGATGGTTGATGGCTCCGTTGCTTGGAACAGAAAAATATCACGTCAGAAATTACTGGATACGCTTCGCCAGTTTGAGTCGGGTACTTTAATTGCGATGGAAGCTTGTTCAACTTCTCATTTCTGGGGCAGAACCCTCAACTCTATGGGATATAACGTAAAACTTATTCCGGCCCAACATGTTAAAGCGTTTGTCAGAAGCCAGAAAAATGATGCAAATGATGCTCTGGCAATCTGTGAAACAGCATGTCGTCCTAGTATTCACTTTGTTCCAGTTAAAACCAAGGAACAGCAGGATATCAAAGCACTTAGGAATACCCGTCAACTGATGGTTGAACAGCGAACCGCGCTGGCTAACCAACTTCGTGCTCTGCTCGCTGAATCTGGTCTTATTATTCCTGTCGGCATCCAGCATCTTCAGCAACAGCTACCTGAACTTATTGAAGATGCGGCTAATGACCTGACATCCACGCTTCGCCGTTTACTTTATGAATTGCGGGAAGATATGCAGGCGCTAAATGAAAGGATCATCTATCTGGATAGGGAAATTGCTGCATTATCTTCACAACAGACAGTATATCGTCATTTATTAACGATCCCGGGTGTCGGACCACTTATCGCTGCGGCATTTATCAGCGAAGTGGATGCAGTACAGTTCTCCAGCGGTAGAGAGCTATCCGCATGGTGTGGCCTGGTTCCCCGACAGCACAGTTCGGGAGGAAAACAAATATTGTCCTCTGTGACAAAAAACGGCAATCGCAATCTGAGAACATTAATCATCCATGGTGCGCGGTCAGTGATGCGTTGCATGAAAAATCGTGATGACAGTCTGGGTCTCTGGCTGAAAAGGCTAGAAGCCCGCAGAGGGTTCCTGAAAACCACCGTGGCTCTGGCGAATAAACTGACCCGAATAATCTGGCGCATACTGACTGATGGTGTTGATTTTAATATGAACAAGGCTTTTGCAGAGAGTTAA
- a CDS encoding type II toxin-antitoxin system RelE/ParE family toxin translates to MWNVVTVDRFDEWFLTLEDSEQKSILTGIFKLQELGPMLGRPDVDTLAGTKKVKNLKELRVQHSGKPYRIFFAFDPIRQAVMLCGGDKTGNKRFYETMIPIAEQEFLDHLDTLR, encoded by the coding sequence ATGTGGAACGTTGTAACCGTTGACCGATTTGATGAATGGTTTCTGACGCTTGAAGATAGTGAACAGAAAAGCATTTTAACCGGCATCTTTAAACTTCAAGAACTTGGACCAATGCTAGGACGACCAGACGTTGATACCTTAGCTGGAACCAAGAAAGTTAAAAATCTCAAAGAACTTCGTGTTCAGCATAGCGGAAAACCGTATCGGATTTTCTTTGCATTTGACCCAATCAGACAAGCAGTGATGTTGTGTGGTGGAGATAAAACAGGAAATAAACGTTTTTATGAAACGATGATCCCGATAGCTGAACAAGAATTTTTAGACCATCTGGACACACTGAGGTGA
- a CDS encoding helix-turn-helix domain-containing protein — protein sequence MAKPLNELLKQVNPEVVQAAKKQAEQEILELRLSMLREQLELSQVEMANRLGISQPSVANLEKRGQEIKLSSLKRYVEAMGGKLTVDVQLPDGRHIGMNF from the coding sequence ATGGCCAAACCACTGAATGAGTTACTTAAACAAGTAAACCCTGAAGTTGTTCAGGCGGCAAAAAAACAAGCTGAACAAGAAATACTTGAACTCAGATTATCAATGCTTCGTGAACAGCTGGAGTTGTCACAAGTAGAAATGGCAAACCGATTAGGGATATCACAACCATCTGTAGCCAATCTGGAAAAGAGAGGTCAAGAAATCAAACTCTCATCATTAAAACGCTACGTTGAAGCGATGGGCGGAAAATTGACTGTAGATGTTCAATTACCAGATGGTCGCCATATCGGTATGAATTTCTAA